The proteins below come from a single Gordonia pseudamarae genomic window:
- a CDS encoding IS982 family transposase, translating to MTKELETLLTELYVLIDDHVVEPRSGRGWRPLLSDAELLTLAVAQVLLGFDSERRWIRHVHGNEQLRALFPYLPGQSDYNKRVRAARGLLCKTIQAVARLSPSWFDDLWITDATPVPCGMSRETVKRSGLAGHAGYGYCASHSRFYWGLKLYLVCAGDGMPIMWCLAHPKIGEREVVTALLERDHHLIRSGQVLLADKGFSGKTFAATTAAMGLRLLRPDRKDETYRNGNLGGVRQWIESVNQTLKGQLGLEKHGGRTTHGVFARVSQRLLAMSAGIWHNWTTGITTKRSLIAYDH from the coding sequence GTGACGAAAGAACTCGAAACCCTCCTGACTGAACTCTATGTCCTCATCGACGACCACGTCGTCGAACCCCGCTCGGGACGCGGCTGGCGCCCGCTGCTCTCCGATGCCGAACTGCTCACGCTCGCGGTAGCGCAGGTGTTGCTCGGGTTCGACAGTGAACGGCGTTGGATCCGGCACGTCCACGGCAACGAGCAACTGCGCGCACTGTTCCCGTATCTGCCGGGCCAGTCCGACTACAACAAGCGTGTCAGGGCGGCACGAGGGTTGCTGTGCAAGACAATTCAGGCGGTGGCACGGCTCTCACCGTCGTGGTTCGACGACCTGTGGATCACCGACGCCACCCCGGTTCCGTGTGGCATGTCAAGGGAAACGGTCAAGCGGTCCGGCCTGGCCGGGCACGCCGGATACGGCTACTGCGCGTCACACTCGCGTTTCTACTGGGGCTTGAAGTTGTATCTGGTGTGCGCCGGCGACGGGATGCCGATCATGTGGTGCCTGGCGCATCCGAAGATCGGTGAACGCGAGGTGGTGACCGCGCTGCTCGAACGCGATCACCACCTCATCCGCTCCGGGCAGGTGCTGCTCGCCGACAAGGGCTTCTCCGGAAAGACGTTCGCTGCCACAACCGCCGCGATGGGCCTGCGGTTGCTGCGCCCGGACCGCAAGGACGAGACCTACCGCAACGGCAACCTCGGCGGGGTGCGGCAGTGGATCGAATCGGTCAACCAGACCCTCAAAGGGCAGCTCGGCCTGGAGAAACACGGCGGCCGGACCACCCACGGAGTGTTCGCCCGAGTGAGTCAACGCCTCCTGGCGATGTCCGCCGGCATCTGGCACAACTGGACCACCGGCATCACCACCAAACGATCCCTGATCGCGTACGACCACTGA